In Comamonas sp. lk, the following proteins share a genomic window:
- a CDS encoding histidine kinase dimerization/phospho-acceptor domain-containing protein translates to MSRPLPPPARRLPSLQLHLLAWMLGALALVWGSFVGWGYLTGVQEADELTDGHLASVATLTLNWHVNGDVPPGEATVVQRPPGLKAHDYQESLSVALWNAQGVLISRTGAAPLPAFDIEQGFATLKLDGHTAWRSFTQWSADRKAKVTVMIALPERDALADDIAMQMVEPGIWLLPVVVLVLGMALRRGLRPLNALSHEVEQLDLSQAQRISDTHVLRELAPMVSSINTLLDRQQAALERERNLANEVAHELRTPLASIVLQAQSLRSAAQGAVDDVAVRNALQRIGKDALHAGHVLDQLLALARAGRTMLDVPAQAVDWLAVARDVAAGQAQSAWSRQDTLAIEAPEALAVMGNAVLLELALRNLVENAIKHTPEGTRIEIQGGVDAETGTVWLQVCDDGRRAGGQAAPAPVDSLHLGHEIVARVMQAHGGGMRPAAAPYGFTTCYRMEIPAAG, encoded by the coding sequence ATGAGCCGCCCGTTGCCGCCGCCGGCCCGGCGCCTGCCTTCGCTGCAGCTGCATCTGCTGGCCTGGATGCTGGGCGCGCTGGCCCTGGTCTGGGGCAGTTTTGTGGGCTGGGGCTATCTGACGGGGGTGCAGGAGGCCGATGAGCTGACCGACGGCCATCTGGCCAGCGTGGCGACATTGACGCTGAACTGGCATGTGAACGGCGATGTGCCGCCGGGTGAGGCCACGGTCGTGCAACGGCCGCCGGGCCTGAAGGCGCACGACTATCAGGAGTCGCTGAGCGTGGCCTTGTGGAATGCCCAAGGCGTGCTGATCTCGCGCACCGGCGCGGCGCCCTTGCCAGCATTTGATATCGAACAGGGCTTTGCCACGCTCAAGCTGGACGGGCATACGGCCTGGCGCAGCTTCACCCAATGGAGTGCCGACCGCAAAGCCAAGGTCACGGTGATGATTGCCCTGCCTGAGCGCGATGCTCTGGCCGACGACATTGCCATGCAGATGGTGGAGCCTGGCATTTGGCTGCTACCGGTGGTGGTGCTGGTGCTGGGCATGGCTTTGCGCCGGGGTTTGCGGCCCCTGAATGCGCTCTCGCACGAGGTGGAACAACTGGATCTGAGCCAGGCCCAGCGCATCTCCGATACCCATGTGCTGCGCGAACTGGCGCCCATGGTCAGCTCCATCAACACCTTGCTGGACCGGCAGCAGGCGGCGTTGGAGCGTGAGCGCAATCTGGCCAATGAAGTGGCCCACGAGCTGCGCACCCCGCTGGCTTCCATCGTGCTGCAGGCCCAGTCCCTGCGCTCGGCGGCCCAGGGCGCGGTGGATGACGTGGCCGTGCGCAATGCCTTGCAGCGCATAGGCAAGGACGCTTTGCATGCCGGCCATGTGCTCGATCAGCTGCTGGCGCTGGCCCGCGCCGGCCGAACCATGCTGGACGTACCGGCCCAGGCCGTGGACTGGTTGGCCGTGGCCCGCGATGTGGCGGCCGGCCAGGCCCAAAGCGCCTGGAGCCGCCAGGACACGCTGGCCATTGAAGCGCCAGAGGCCTTGGCTGTCATGGGCAATGCCGTGCTGCTGGAGCTGGCCTTGCGCAATCTGGTGGAAAACGCCATCAAGCACACGCCCGAGGGCACGCGCATAGAAATCCAGGGCGGCGTGGATGCAGAGACCGGCACGGTTTGGCTGCAGGTCTGCGACGACGGCCGTCGGGCCGGCGGCCAGGCCGCGCCAGCGCCCGTGGACAGCCTGCATCTGGGTCATGAAATCGTGGCCCGTGTCATGCAGGCCCACGGGGGGGGGATGCGGCCGGCTGCGGCTCCTTACGGCTTCACCACCTGCTATCGCATGGAAATTCCGGCAGCCGGTTAA
- a CDS encoding phosphatase PAP2 family protein, translating to MTSAPPSPVSTPSPAFFSSLCWTLLALACVIAWDASGFDMPVARWFGSSQGFALQSNWFMVHIAHEGARMLAWVIVLGLTLCIWWPAGLMRRLPYSRRVQLVVSILVSLVVMALMKRFSATSCPWDLADFGGVGHYVSHWAWGTHDGGGGHCFPAGHASAGFGFISGYFVLRHHQPRAARIWLLAALVAGFALGWAQQMRGAHFMSHTLWTAWLCWTSAWLCDLAATAHIGRRQHAGAGWQQAEI from the coding sequence ATGACGTCTGCGCCCCCTTCTCCGGTTTCTACACCCTCCCCCGCCTTTTTCTCATCGCTGTGCTGGACTCTGCTGGCCCTGGCCTGCGTGATTGCCTGGGATGCCAGCGGCTTCGACATGCCTGTGGCCCGCTGGTTTGGCAGCAGCCAGGGCTTTGCCCTCCAGTCGAACTGGTTCATGGTCCACATCGCACATGAAGGTGCCCGCATGCTGGCCTGGGTGATCGTGCTGGGGCTGACCCTGTGCATCTGGTGGCCCGCGGGGCTGATGCGCCGCCTGCCCTATTCGCGCCGAGTTCAGCTGGTGGTGTCGATCCTGGTGTCCCTGGTGGTGATGGCGCTGATGAAACGCTTCAGCGCCACCAGCTGCCCCTGGGATCTGGCCGATTTCGGCGGCGTGGGCCACTATGTCTCGCACTGGGCCTGGGGCACCCACGATGGCGGCGGCGGGCACTGCTTTCCTGCAGGCCATGCCTCGGCTGGCTTTGGCTTTATCAGCGGATATTTCGTGCTGCGCCACCACCAGCCGCGCGCCGCACGCATCTGGCTGCTGGCGGCACTGGTCGCCGGTTTTGCCCTGGGCTGGGCCCAGCAGATGCGCGGCGCGCATTTCATGAGCCATACCTTGTGGACAGCCTGGCTGTGCTGGACTTCAGCCTGGCTCTGCGATCTGGCGGCCACCGCCCACATAGGCCGTCGCCAGCATGCCGGCGCAGGCTGGCAGCAAGCCGAAATCTAG
- the fba gene encoding class II fructose-bisphosphate aldolase (catalyzes the reversible aldol condensation of dihydroxyacetonephosphate and glyceraldehyde 3-phosphate in the Calvin cycle, glycolysis, and/or gluconeogenesis) — translation MPLISMREMLDHAAENGYGIPAFNVNNLEQVQAVMSAADEVGAPVILQASAGARKYAGEPFIKHLIQAAAEMYPHIPLVMHQDHGTTPDICQGALNLGFGSVMMDGSLMGDGKTPSSFDYNVDVTQKVVAMAHKIGATVEGELGCLGNLETGEAGEEDGVGAEGKLDHSQMLTDPEEAAVFVKATQLDALAIAIGTSHGAYKFSRKPTGDILAISRVKEIHARIPNTHLVMHGSSSVPQELLAIINQYGGKMKETYGVPVEEIQEAIKFGVRKINIDTDIRLAMTGAVRKFLFENPEKFDAREWLKPAREAAKLVCKARYMEFGCEGQGGKIKGYSLEQMAKKYAAGELAQLVK, via the coding sequence ATGCCTTTGATCTCGATGCGCGAAATGCTGGACCATGCTGCTGAAAACGGCTATGGCATTCCCGCCTTCAACGTGAACAACCTGGAACAAGTCCAGGCCGTGATGTCGGCGGCTGACGAAGTCGGCGCGCCCGTGATCCTGCAAGCCAGCGCCGGTGCCCGCAAGTACGCCGGTGAGCCCTTCATCAAGCACCTGATCCAGGCCGCTGCCGAGATGTACCCCCACATCCCCCTGGTCATGCACCAGGATCACGGCACCACGCCCGACATCTGCCAGGGCGCGCTGAACCTGGGCTTCGGCTCGGTGATGATGGACGGCTCGCTGATGGGTGACGGCAAGACGCCTTCGTCCTTCGACTACAACGTGGACGTGACCCAGAAGGTTGTGGCCATGGCGCACAAGATTGGCGCCACCGTGGAAGGCGAACTGGGCTGCCTGGGCAACCTGGAAACCGGTGAAGCCGGCGAAGAAGACGGCGTGGGCGCCGAAGGCAAGCTGGACCACAGCCAGATGCTGACCGACCCCGAAGAAGCTGCTGTCTTCGTCAAGGCCACTCAGCTGGACGCCCTGGCGATCGCCATCGGCACCAGCCATGGCGCCTACAAGTTCAGCCGCAAGCCCACAGGCGACATCCTGGCGATTTCCCGCGTCAAGGAAATCCACGCCCGCATCCCCAACACCCATCTGGTGATGCATGGCTCCTCCTCCGTGCCCCAGGAACTGCTGGCCATCATCAACCAGTACGGTGGCAAGATGAAGGAAACCTACGGCGTGCCCGTGGAAGAAATCCAGGAAGCCATCAAGTTCGGCGTGCGCAAGATCAACATCGACACCGACATCCGTCTGGCCATGACCGGCGCCGTGCGCAAGTTTCTGTTTGAGAACCCCGAAAAGTTCGACGCCCGCGAATGGCTCAAGCCAGCCCGTGAAGCCGCCAAGCTGGTGTGCAAGGCCCGTTACATGGAATTCGGTTGCGAAGGCCAGGGCGGCAAGATCAAGGGCTACAGCCTGGAGCAGATGGCCAAGAAGTACGCCGCTGGCGAACTGGCTCAGCTGGTCAAGTAA
- a CDS encoding phosphatase PAP2 family protein — protein sequence MFSFDPALYALVNANAQTPLLSIETARFISGWVPNLSLIVVALGFVRGSPAMRRSLVLLLMSMAIAWCIARLIRWGFPTPRPAQLNMGMQWLQHGGRASFPSMHASGAFALAMAVSLGSMRHRTTLVAFAWMAALAMAWSRVHLGVHFPSDVIGGALVGICGAYLAWWLLLGIRKQRGLRWSRLRLRFGLQPR from the coding sequence ATGTTCTCCTTTGATCCCGCTCTGTATGCACTGGTCAACGCCAATGCCCAGACCCCGCTGCTGAGTATCGAAACCGCCCGCTTCATCTCCGGCTGGGTCCCCAATCTCAGTCTCATCGTGGTGGCCCTGGGCTTTGTGCGCGGCTCGCCGGCCATGCGCCGCAGCCTGGTGCTGCTGCTGATGTCCATGGCCATTGCCTGGTGTATTGCCAGGCTGATCCGCTGGGGCTTTCCCACGCCCCGCCCCGCCCAGCTGAATATGGGCATGCAATGGCTGCAGCACGGCGGCCGGGCCAGCTTTCCCAGCATGCATGCCAGCGGCGCCTTTGCACTGGCCATGGCCGTGAGCCTGGGCAGCATGCGCCATCGCACCACTCTGGTCGCCTTTGCCTGGATGGCTGCCCTGGCCATGGCCTGGAGCCGCGTGCACCTGGGCGTGCATTTCCCCTCGGACGTCATAGGCGGTGCACTGGTAGGCATTTGCGGCGCTTATCTGGCCTGGTGGCTGCTGCTTGGCATACGCAAGCAGCGCGGCCTGCGCTGGAGCCGTCTGCGCCTGCGCTTTGGCCTGCAGCCGCGCTGA
- a CDS encoding long-chain-fatty-acid--CoA ligase → MSERSWLAAYPEGVPADIDASQYPSLVALMEEAFAKHADKVAYSFMGKELTFAQVDAQSRAFAAYLQGLGLQQGDRVALMMPNMPQYPVAVAAVLRAGFVVVNVNPLYTARELEHQLKDSGAKAIVIIENFAKTLQDGMHGSAIEHIVLCAMGDELGLLKGALVNYVVRSVKKMVPAFSLPGAVRFNTALSRGRGAPFTAPSIQPGDMALLQYTGGTTGVSKGAVLLHSNIIANVLQSEAWNDPVMKQVPAGEQPTSICALPLYHIFAFTVNMMLSMRTGGKTVLIPNPRDLKATLKELSKHRFHSLPAVNTLFNGLANHPDFGTVDWSHLKVSVGGGMAVQSAVAELWLKKTGCPICEGYGLSETSPSVTCNPVNAKAFSGTIGLPLPSTYVKLFGGDGQEVNEPGQPGEIGVRGPQVMAGYWQRPDETAKSMTADGYFLTGDIGTMDARGYVKIVDRKKDMVIVSGFNVYPNEVEDVVSNCPGVLECAVVGVPDEKSGEAIKLVIVKKDASLTEQAVRDFCQANLTGYKRPRHIVFRSELPKTPVGKILRRELRDA, encoded by the coding sequence ATGAGTGAGCGTTCTTGGCTAGCCGCCTACCCAGAGGGAGTTCCTGCAGACATCGATGCCTCGCAATACCCTTCGCTGGTGGCCTTGATGGAGGAGGCTTTTGCCAAGCACGCGGACAAGGTGGCGTACTCCTTCATGGGCAAGGAGCTGACTTTTGCGCAGGTCGATGCACAAAGCCGCGCTTTTGCGGCCTATCTGCAAGGCCTGGGCCTGCAACAAGGCGACCGCGTGGCGCTGATGATGCCCAATATGCCCCAGTACCCGGTAGCCGTGGCGGCGGTGCTGCGGGCCGGTTTTGTGGTGGTCAACGTCAACCCGCTGTACACGGCGCGCGAGCTGGAGCACCAGCTCAAGGATTCGGGCGCCAAGGCCATCGTCATCATCGAGAACTTTGCCAAGACGCTGCAGGACGGCATGCACGGCAGCGCCATCGAGCACATCGTGCTCTGCGCCATGGGCGACGAGTTAGGCCTGCTCAAGGGGGCGCTGGTCAACTATGTGGTGCGCTCGGTCAAGAAGATGGTGCCCGCCTTCAGCCTGCCCGGCGCCGTGCGCTTCAACACGGCCTTGTCCAGGGGGCGCGGTGCGCCATTCACGGCGCCTTCCATCCAACCGGGCGATATGGCGCTGCTGCAATACACGGGCGGCACCACGGGCGTGAGCAAGGGCGCGGTGCTGCTGCACAGCAACATCATTGCCAACGTGCTGCAGTCCGAAGCCTGGAATGATCCGGTGATGAAACAGGTGCCGGCCGGCGAGCAGCCCACCAGCATCTGCGCCCTGCCGCTGTATCACATCTTCGCTTTCACGGTGAACATGATGCTGTCCATGCGCACGGGCGGCAAGACGGTGCTGATTCCCAATCCGCGCGATCTCAAAGCCACGCTCAAGGAGCTGTCCAAGCACCGATTTCACAGCCTGCCGGCCGTGAACACGCTGTTCAACGGTCTGGCCAATCACCCGGATTTCGGTACCGTGGACTGGAGCCATCTCAAGGTTTCGGTGGGCGGCGGCATGGCGGTGCAAAGCGCGGTGGCCGAGCTGTGGCTCAAGAAAACCGGTTGTCCCATCTGTGAAGGCTACGGCCTGTCGGAAACCAGCCCTTCGGTGACCTGCAATCCGGTCAACGCCAAGGCCTTCTCCGGCACCATAGGTCTGCCCCTGCCCAGCACGTATGTGAAGCTGTTCGGCGGCGACGGCCAGGAGGTGAACGAGCCCGGTCAACCCGGCGAGATCGGCGTGCGGGGCCCGCAGGTCATGGCCGGCTACTGGCAGCGCCCCGATGAAACCGCCAAGAGCATGACGGCCGACGGCTACTTTCTCACCGGCGACATAGGCACCATGGATGCGCGCGGCTACGTCAAGATCGTGGACCGCAAGAAAGACATGGTCATCGTCAGCGGCTTCAACGTCTATCCCAACGAGGTGGAAGACGTGGTCTCCAACTGCCCCGGCGTGCTGGAATGCGCCGTGGTCGGCGTGCCCGATGAGAAATCGGGCGAAGCCATCAAGCTGGTCATCGTCAAGAAAGACGCATCGCTGACCGAGCAGGCGGTGCGCGATTTCTGTCAGGCCAATCTCACGGGCTACAAGCGCCCGCGCCACATCGTGTTCCGCAGCGAGCTGCCCAAGACACCCGTGGGCAAGATCTTGCGCAGAGAGCTGCGCGACGCCTGA
- a CDS encoding response regulator transcription factor, which produces MRILVVEDNEGIASGLQLNLRQRGYAVDVCTCVADAWHALSTERFDAVLLDLGLPDGDGSAIVSRLRAQTARPGAPALPDAATPVLILTARDQVHERVAGLNLGADDYLVKPFDMDELEARLRAMLRRVVGQASPVIRHGDLEIDPAQRTIRQQGQLVEVSPREFAVLWALLQARGRVLSRQQIEEHLYSWGDAVESNAVEVYVHHLRKKLGAKLIVTMRGVGYFLPQEPA; this is translated from the coding sequence ATGCGAATACTTGTGGTCGAAGACAACGAAGGCATTGCGTCGGGCCTGCAGCTGAACCTGCGCCAGCGCGGTTACGCCGTGGACGTCTGTACCTGCGTGGCCGATGCCTGGCATGCGCTGAGTACGGAGCGCTTTGATGCGGTGCTGCTGGATCTGGGCCTGCCCGATGGGGACGGCAGCGCCATTGTGAGCCGATTGCGTGCGCAGACCGCCAGGCCCGGTGCGCCGGCCCTGCCTGATGCGGCCACGCCGGTGCTGATTCTGACGGCCCGCGATCAGGTGCATGAGCGTGTGGCAGGGCTGAACCTGGGCGCGGACGATTATCTGGTCAAGCCCTTCGACATGGACGAGCTGGAAGCGCGTTTGCGCGCCATGCTGCGCCGCGTGGTGGGCCAGGCCTCGCCGGTGATCCGCCATGGCGATCTGGAGATCGACCCGGCTCAGCGCACCATTCGCCAGCAAGGGCAGCTGGTGGAGGTTTCCCCGCGTGAATTTGCCGTGCTCTGGGCGCTGCTGCAGGCGCGCGGGCGGGTGCTGTCGCGCCAGCAGATCGAAGAGCATCTCTATAGCTGGGGCGATGCGGTGGAGAGCAATGCCGTGGAGGTCTATGTGCACCATTTGCGCAAGAAGCTGGGGGCCAAGCTCATCGTCACCATGCGCGGCGTGGGCTATTTTCTGCCGCAGGAGCCGGCATGA
- a CDS encoding FAD-dependent oxidoreductase, translated as MEQDIWDFVVVGAGMAGSSVAWQLVQAGEAAASRVLVLERESQPGYHTTGRSAALYEEHYGPAQVQALTRASRAFYDAPPAGFAQAPILTPRGVLYVGTAEQQALIDSAYAEAVVHSPSAQRLDAGQLKAMVPCLNTEVLVDGFLDQGARDIDVHGLHQGFLRGLRQHGGQLWCNAEVQSLVRVNEVWQIALADGRQIQARVVINAAGAWADVLARMAGAAPIGLTPKRRSAFTFAAPEGMDATHWPAIISADEAWYIKPDAGQLLGSPANADPVEPHDVVPEELDIATGIYRIEECTTLQIRRPSHTWAGLRSFVEDGELVIGWDGSPTPVAGFFWVAAQGGYGIQSAAGYSLLARNLLLGESLHPTLVQQKVNVAAVTPARCQRSQG; from the coding sequence ATGGAACAGGATATTTGGGATTTTGTCGTGGTCGGTGCCGGAATGGCCGGCAGCTCGGTGGCCTGGCAGCTGGTGCAAGCGGGCGAGGCTGCTGCCTCCAGGGTGCTGGTGCTGGAGCGCGAGTCCCAGCCCGGCTATCACACGACGGGCCGCTCTGCCGCTCTGTATGAAGAGCATTACGGCCCCGCCCAGGTGCAGGCGCTGACGCGCGCCAGCCGCGCTTTCTACGATGCTCCGCCTGCCGGTTTTGCACAGGCCCCCATACTCACGCCGCGCGGCGTGCTCTATGTGGGCACGGCCGAGCAACAAGCGCTGATCGACAGCGCTTATGCCGAAGCCGTCGTTCATTCGCCCTCTGCCCAGCGTCTCGATGCCGGGCAGCTCAAGGCCATGGTGCCTTGCCTCAATACCGAGGTGCTGGTCGATGGTTTTCTGGACCAGGGCGCGCGCGATATCGATGTGCACGGCCTGCATCAGGGCTTTCTGCGCGGCCTGCGCCAGCACGGCGGCCAGTTGTGGTGCAACGCCGAGGTGCAGAGTCTGGTGCGGGTCAATGAGGTCTGGCAGATCGCCCTGGCTGACGGCCGGCAGATCCAGGCCAGGGTGGTGATCAATGCCGCCGGGGCCTGGGCCGATGTGCTGGCCCGGATGGCCGGTGCTGCGCCCATAGGCCTCACGCCCAAGCGCCGCAGCGCTTTTACCTTTGCGGCCCCCGAAGGCATGGACGCCACGCACTGGCCGGCCATCATCAGCGCCGACGAGGCCTGGTATATCAAGCCCGATGCCGGCCAGCTGCTGGGTTCGCCGGCCAATGCTGACCCGGTGGAGCCCCACGACGTGGTGCCCGAAGAGCTGGACATTGCCACCGGCATTTACCGCATAGAGGAATGCACCACGCTGCAGATTCGCCGCCCCTCGCACACCTGGGCGGGTCTGCGCTCTTTTGTGGAAGATGGCGAGCTGGTGATCGGCTGGGACGGCTCGCCCACGCCGGTAGCCGGCTTTTTCTGGGTCGCCGCACAAGGCGGCTACGGCATTCAAAGCGCTGCAGGCTACAGCTTGCTAGCCCGCAACCTGCTGCTGGGCGAGTCTCTGCATCCCACGCTGGTCCAGCAAAAAGTCAATGTGGCGGCGGTGACGCCGGCCCGTTGCCAGCGCAGCCAAGGCTGA
- the uvrA gene encoding excinuclease ABC subunit UvrA, which translates to MSVKPDSHPVDQDDSLYLGRSLAQTRIAIRGARTHNLKNIDLDIPRNQLVVITGLSGSGKSSLAFDTLYAEGQRRYVESLSAYARQFLGRLDKPDVDLIEGLSPAISIEQKATSHNPRSTVGTVTEINDYLRLLYARAGTPFCPDHNLPLQSQTISQMVDSVLALPEDTKLMVLGPLAREKKGEFAELFVQLQAQGYVRFRIDGQIYDAQSLPKLEKNERHNIDVVIDRLKVREDVKQRLAESFEAALRAGGNDAGGRVIALEMDSGKEHLFSAKFACPLCDYSLPELEPRIFSFNSPMGACQACDGLGNSEDFDPDRVVPFPTLSLASGAIKGWDKRNNYYFSMLESVAKHYGVSTETPFDELPDNVRHIILWGSGEEAMAFNYVFESGQRKGEAFIKSHPFEGIIPNIKRRFRETESSVVRDDLAKLRTIRKCPECEGTRLRREARFVRVGEGDQARAIYQISHATLSEALDWCKTLNLSGAKAEIASKVVREIASRLLFLNDVGLSYLSLGRSADTLSGGEAQRIRLASQIGSGLTGVMYVLDEPSIGLHQRDNDKLIATLEHLRNIGNSVIVVEHDEDMMRAADQVIDMGPGAGVHGGRIMAQGTYEEVKANPDSPTGRYLSGVQSIPVPQRRMPWQPAVRKSTEPETGKGKASLFPVSAAQKRAAEDQAHSDLQALRVVGACGHNLQNVTVEFPVGLFTCVTGVSGSGKSTLVNDTLYAEVARQLYRASDESAAHDDIIGMTYFDKVINVDQSPIGRTPRSNPATYTGLFTPIRELMAETNTAKERGYGPGRFSFNVAGGRCEACQGDGVVKVEMHFLPDVYVPCDICHGQRYNRETLEVLWKGRNISHILEMTVEDAHAFFKDVPSIARKLQTLLDVGLSYIRLGQSATTLSGGEAQRVKLAQELSKRDTGRTLYILDEPTTGLHFADIDLLLKVLHQLRDAGNTIVVIEHNLDVIKTADWLIDMGPEGGSGGGQVVAVGTPEDVAANPASFTGRYLKPYLDKAAKAGARKTAAKSKMKLAED; encoded by the coding sequence GTGTCCGTGAAGCCTGATTCGCACCCTGTAGACCAAGATGACAGCCTCTATCTGGGCCGCTCATTGGCGCAAACGCGCATTGCCATCCGAGGTGCGCGCACACACAACCTCAAGAACATCGACCTGGATATCCCCCGCAATCAGCTGGTGGTGATCACGGGTCTGTCCGGCTCGGGCAAGTCCAGCCTGGCTTTTGACACCTTGTATGCAGAGGGTCAGCGGCGTTATGTGGAAAGCCTCTCGGCCTATGCGCGCCAGTTTCTGGGGCGGCTGGACAAGCCCGATGTCGATCTGATCGAAGGCCTGTCGCCGGCCATCTCCATCGAGCAAAAAGCCACCAGTCACAATCCGCGCTCCACCGTGGGTACGGTGACCGAGATCAACGACTATCTGCGCCTGCTCTACGCCCGCGCCGGTACGCCTTTCTGCCCCGACCACAATCTGCCGCTGCAATCGCAGACCATCAGCCAGATGGTCGACAGCGTGCTGGCGCTGCCCGAGGACACCAAGCTCATGGTGCTGGGCCCGCTGGCGCGCGAGAAAAAAGGCGAATTCGCCGAACTCTTCGTGCAGCTGCAGGCCCAGGGCTATGTGCGCTTTCGCATTGACGGGCAGATTTACGACGCCCAGTCTCTGCCCAAGCTGGAAAAGAACGAGCGCCACAACATCGATGTGGTGATCGACCGCCTCAAGGTGCGCGAAGACGTCAAGCAACGCCTGGCCGAAAGCTTCGAGGCTGCTTTGCGCGCGGGCGGCAATGATGCCGGCGGCCGGGTGATTGCGCTGGAGATGGACAGCGGCAAAGAGCATTTGTTCAGCGCCAAGTTCGCCTGCCCCCTGTGCGACTACTCCCTGCCCGAGCTGGAGCCGCGCATCTTTTCCTTCAATTCGCCCATGGGCGCCTGCCAAGCCTGCGATGGTCTGGGCAACAGCGAAGACTTTGACCCAGACCGCGTCGTGCCCTTCCCTACGCTGAGCCTGGCCAGCGGTGCCATCAAAGGCTGGGACAAGCGCAACAACTACTACTTCTCCATGCTGGAAAGCGTGGCCAAGCACTACGGCGTGAGCACCGAAACCCCGTTTGACGAGCTGCCTGATAACGTGCGCCACATCATCCTATGGGGCTCGGGCGAGGAGGCCATGGCCTTCAACTATGTTTTTGAGAGCGGCCAGCGCAAGGGCGAAGCCTTTATCAAGAGCCATCCGTTCGAAGGCATCATCCCCAATATCAAGCGCCGCTTTCGCGAAACCGAATCCAGCGTCGTGCGTGACGATCTGGCCAAGCTGCGCACCATCCGCAAATGCCCCGAATGCGAAGGCACGCGCCTTCGCCGCGAGGCCCGCTTTGTGCGCGTGGGCGAGGGCGATCAAGCCCGGGCGATCTATCAAATCAGCCATGCCACCCTGAGCGAGGCGCTGGACTGGTGCAAGACCTTGAACCTGAGCGGCGCCAAGGCCGAGATCGCCAGCAAGGTGGTGCGCGAGATTGCCTCGCGCCTGCTGTTCCTCAACGACGTGGGCCTGTCGTATCTGAGCCTGGGGCGCAGTGCCGATACGCTCTCCGGCGGCGAGGCCCAGCGCATTCGTCTGGCATCGCAAATTGGCTCGGGCCTGACGGGCGTGATGTATGTGCTCGATGAACCCTCCATCGGTCTGCACCAGCGCGACAACGACAAGCTGATTGCCACGCTGGAGCACCTGCGCAATATAGGCAACAGCGTGATCGTGGTCGAGCACGACGAGGACATGATGCGCGCGGCCGATCAGGTCATCGACATGGGCCCGGGTGCCGGCGTGCATGGCGGCCGCATCATGGCCCAGGGCACGTATGAGGAGGTCAAGGCCAACCCCGATTCGCCGACGGGCCGCTATCTCTCCGGGGTCCAGAGCATTCCCGTGCCCCAGCGTCGCATGCCCTGGCAACCGGCGGTGCGCAAAAGCACGGAGCCCGAGACCGGCAAGGGCAAGGCTTCGCTGTTTCCCGTCAGTGCCGCGCAAAAGCGTGCGGCCGAAGACCAGGCGCATTCCGATCTGCAAGCCTTGCGTGTGGTGGGAGCCTGTGGCCACAACCTCCAGAATGTGACGGTGGAATTTCCCGTGGGCCTGTTCACCTGCGTGACCGGGGTTTCCGGCTCGGGCAAATCCACGCTGGTCAACGACACGCTGTATGCCGAAGTGGCGCGCCAGCTTTACCGCGCCAGCGACGAGTCGGCGGCCCATGACGACATCATCGGCATGACCTATTTCGACAAGGTCATCAATGTCGATCAATCCCCGATCGGCCGCACGCCGCGCAGCAATCCGGCCACCTATACCGGCCTGTTCACGCCGATCCGCGAGCTGATGGCCGAGACCAATACTGCCAAGGAGCGCGGTTACGGCCCCGGGCGTTTCAGCTTCAACGTGGCCGGCGGCCGCTGCGAGGCCTGCCAGGGCGATGGTGTGGTGAAGGTGGAAATGCACTTTCTGCCCGACGTCTACGTGCCTTGCGACATCTGCCACGGCCAGCGCTACAACCGCGAAACGCTGGAAGTGCTGTGGAAGGGGCGGAACATCTCCCATATCCTGGAGATGACGGTGGAGGATGCCCACGCCTTCTTCAAGGACGTGCCTTCCATTGCGCGTAAGCTGCAGACGCTGCTGGATGTGGGCCTGTCCTATATCCGTCTGGGCCAGAGTGCCACCACCTTGTCGGGCGGCGAGGCGCAGCGCGTCAAGCTGGCGCAGGAGCTGTCCAAGCGCGACACCGGCCGCACGCTCTACATCCTGGACGAACCCACCACCGGCCTGCACTTTGCCGACATCGATTTGCTGCTCAAGGTGCTGCACCAGCTGCGCGATGCGGGCAACACCATTGTGGTGATCGAGCACAACCTCGATGTGATCAAGACGGCCGACTGGCTGATCGACATGGGGCCCGAAGGCGGCTCCGGCGGCGGCCAAGTGGTGGCGGTAGGCACGCCCGAGGACGTGGCGGCCAATCCCGCCAGCTTTACCGGGCGCTATCTCAAGCCCTATCTGGACAAGGCAGCCAAGGCCGGGGCGCGCAAGACGGCTGCAAAATCCAAGATGAAATTGGCCGAAGACTGA